One Solanum lycopersicum chromosome 2, SLM_r2.1 genomic region harbors:
- the LOC101256446 gene encoding probable inactive dual specificity protein phosphatase-like At4g18593, whose protein sequence is MEAANNSDVSIDSSQEASDVSIDPKPQVIYRCKKCRRIVASEEQVVPHEPGEGQKCFKWKKRSDNPYNEPPQCTSIFVEPMKWMQVVEDGCVEDKLQCLGCKARLGYFNWAGMQCNCGAWINPAFQLHKSRLDECHL, encoded by the exons ATGGAAGCAGCTAATAACTCTGATGTTAGTATTGATAGTTCTCAAGAAGCCTCTGATGTTAGTATTGATCCAAAACCTCAAGTTATATACCGCTGCAAGAAATGCCGAAGGATAGTTGCATCAGAAGAGCAAGTTGTTCCACATGAACCTGGTGAAGGCCAAAAATGTTTCAAGTGGAAAAAGAGAAGCGACAATCCCTACAACGAGCCACCTCAATGCACCTCTATTTTTGTTGAGCCCATGAAATGGATGCAAGTTG TTGAAGATGGTTGTGTCGAAGATAAGCTTCAGTGCCTGGGTTGCAAAGCTAGGCTTGGTTACTTCAATTGGGCAGGCATGCAGTGCAACTGTGGAGCATGGATTAACCCTGCATTTCAGCTGCACAAGAGTCGACTAGATGAGTGTCATCTTTAA
- the LOC104646034 gene encoding uncharacterized protein → MAEKEGAIVKKGHEEGFKMMISLLEEFELPLGIFPVVDVIEVGFVKNTGYMWIKQAKKLVHKFKMLPAPASYDTEISGYIEKKRIKKLKGMKAKGPMMSPSINEMIVDDPPTGNIQLKCLAGISITILLEHFAAGQ, encoded by the coding sequence ATGGCAGAGAAGGAAGGAGCAATTGTGAAGAAGGGGCATGAGGAAGGTTTCAAAATGATGATTTCCCTACTGGAAGAATTCGAACTCCCACTTGGGATCTTCCCTGTTGTTGATGTGATCGAAGTGGGGTTTGTGAAGAACACAGGCTACATGTGGATCAAGCAAGCAAAAAAACTTGTGCACAAGTTCAAAATGCTTCCCGCACCGGCAAGTTATGACACTGAAATAAGTGGATACATTGAGAAGAAGAGAATCAAGAAGCTCAAGGGAATGAAAGCTAAGGGGCCCATGATGTCACCTTCCATTAATGAGATGATTGTGGATGATCCTCCCACTGGTAATATTCAACTTAAGTGTTTGGCTGGCATCAGCATAACTATTCTACTTGAACATTTTGCTGCTGGACAGTAA
- the LOC101247092 gene encoding lipid droplet phospholipase 1 isoform X3 yields MSTTEGGVMSPKVLMDTGDEPEHLLVLVHGILASPSDWTYVQAELRRRLGRNFLIYASSCNTFTKTFTGIDGAGKRLADEVRLVVKKKESLKKISFLAHSLGGLIARYALGVLYSSDNCNEQYNDAVTSTSANLKPVCSSNVGLIAGLEPVNFITLATPHLGVRGKNQLPFLFGLPILEKLAAPIAPIFVGQTGSQLFLTDGKPTKPPLLLRMASDCDDGKFISALGSFKWRVLYANVSYDHMVGWRTSSIRRVTELVKPPWRSLDGYKHVVDVEYCPPASCEGPHYPLEAAKAKEAAQNAPNTQRTLEYHESMEEEMIRGLQQLGWKKIDVSFHSAFWPFFAHNNIHVKNEFFHNAGVGVIAHVADHIKQQEMQSESTSLITPSL; encoded by the exons CCCAAGTGACTGGACATATGTACAAGCAGAGTTGAGAAGGCGGTTGGGAAGAAACTTTTTAATATATG CAAGTTCATGTAATACGTTCACTAAAACCTTCACTGGGATTGATGGAGCTGGAAAACGACTAGCAGATGAA GTCAGGCTggttgtaaagaagaaagaaagccTGAAGAAGATATCCTTTTTAGCTCATTCTCTTGGTGGATTGATTGCAAGATATGCACTTGGTGTACTTTATTCATCAGACAACTGTAATGAGCAGTACAATGATGCAGTCACTTCAACTAGTGCAAACCTCAAACCAGTATGCTCCTCAAATGTAGGATTGATTGCTGGCCTGGAGCCAGTCAATTTTATCACGTTGGCAACACCACATCTTGGTGTGAGAGGGAAAAATCAG CTACCTTTTCTCTTTGGGTTGCCTATCTTGGAGAAACTTGCAGCACCTATAGCTCCTATATTTGTTGGTCAAACTGGTAGTCAGCTCTTCCTTACAGATGGCAAACCTACGAAACCACCTCTTTTGCTAAGGATGGCATCAGACTGTGATGATGGAAAATTTAT ATCAGCGCTTGGTTCTTTCAAATGGCGTGTTCTTTATGCTAATGTCTCTTATGATC ATATGGTCGGCTGGCGTACATCATCTATAAGAAGGGTGACAGAACTTGTCAAG CCTCCTTGGCGATCTTTGGATGGCTACAAACATGTAGTAGATGTGGAGTATTGTCCTCCAGCTTCATGCGAAGGACCTCATTATCCCTTAGAGGCAGCCAAAGCAAAGGAGGCAGCCCAAAATGCACCAAACACACAGAGGACATTGGAATATCATGAAAGCATGGAAG AGGAAATGATACGTGGCTTGCAACAGTTGGGGtggaaaaaaattgatgtcAGCTTTCACTCAGCATTCTGGCCCTTTTTTGCGCATAACAATATCCAT GTGAAGAATGAGTTTTTTCACAATGCTGGAGTAGGAGTAATTGCTCATGTCGCAGACCACATAAAGCAACAAGAGATGCAATCCGAATCGACCTCCTTAATTACTCCTAGCTTGTAA
- the LOC104645844 gene encoding heavy metal-associated isoprenylated plant protein 28-like, with amino-acid sequence MTIVELRVHLDCQGCESKIRKALKKLRGVDNIDIDMNMQKVTVTGWADQKKILKTVRKTGKRAELWPYPYNPEYHNYMHHYYYDTFYNRPGTYYAPPSSYNYRVHGYSGHAHGSYAELPYNTIFDERTRHMFSDDNATGCSIM; translated from the exons ATGACG ATTGTGGAATTGAGAGTGCACTTGGATTGTCAAGGATGCGAAAGCAAAATAAGGAAAGCTCTCAAGAAGCTTCGTG GAGTGGACAACATTGACATAGACATGAACATGCAAAAGGTGACAGTAACAGGATGGGCAGATCAGAAAAAAATCCTCAAAACAGTGAGAAAAACTGGAAAGAGAGCTGAACTATGGCCATATCCATACAATCCTGAATACCATAACTATATGcaccattattattatgatacatTCTACAACAGGCCGGGCACTTACTATGCCCCGCCTTCTTCCTACAACTACCGCGTGCATGGCTACAGTGGCCATGCTCACGGTTCCTATGCAGAGCTACCTTACAATACCATTTTCGATGAACGAACCAGGCACATGTTTAGTGATGACAATGCAACTGGTTGTTCTATAATGTGA